A single genomic interval of Daucus carota subsp. sativus chromosome 1, DH1 v3.0, whole genome shotgun sequence harbors:
- the LOC108205314 gene encoding membrane protein of ER body-like protein isoform X1 → MDSTEGDMVAVGEMLIQPQRREVVVPRDPGLQGLDQDHRSSSSDDSDGGDGMDIKKASNGNGHHVMKAEAENFGKSVYFDEGSGFWKCRHCVWTYGMGNRRRFNLSDFRDSADELSLHKEKNGVAESDVKQKISDPIQGYSEDNEILPETSHEPEIKPEIPSAKVKSKHVKLENLIEESDDDEDVIELEFEREIKRRDTHTMHCPNCNAVITKVVLRKKRTKKGLSATPPQPEPVDLLGCLSCCSVFVPSGNCFSWIRLLANGGEDSEVPQQTNILQSGSTGNDGNMVIDKEGDCFSLFRIFGNKPEKKSTQKPPEQSSYDSALAVGNPITNQGDGHAQDKDQNLEGIPNVVQPVPNGSAMVNQNVVRPVPNGSSMVNQNGGASVNQNGDGMSTSNHKIGTHPGYPKPPLSTSPADCTIDVGEHVASVPQGNGTSVGEEPQSLPGIIQESRGEIPTRLTGTGDSKSLEIVKSIVYGGLMEFITSLSIVTSAAASGATMLNLLTIGLANLIGGLIIIGHNLWDLKSDQCEGASNKYQEQLGKKENFLLHATFAVLSFLVFGLIPPATYGYAFEQMNDQNLTLGAVAIASLLCIIILASCKAYIMKSEKLSMYIKTIMYYVCIALMVSGISYEAGDLINKLMENYGWFEKTSAFPLSLPGASSRINRVPWTSY, encoded by the exons ATGGATTCCACTGAGGGGGACATGGTGGCGGTCGGAGAGATGCTGATTCAGCCGCAGCGGCGCGAGGTGGTGGTGCCGAGAGACCCCGGGCTTCAGGGTCTTGATCAGGATCACCGGAGTAGTAGTAGTGATGATAGTGATGGTGGTGATGGTATGGACATTAAGAAGGCTAGCAATGGCAATGGACATCATGTTATGAAAGCTGAGGCagaaaattttggaaaaagtGTTTACTTTGATGAGGGTTCAG GATTTTGGAAATGTCGACACTGCGTTTGGACTTATGGAATGGGAAATCGTCGTAGGTTTAACTTGTCTGATTTTAGAG ATTCAGCCGATGAACTGTCTCTTCACAAGGAAAAGAATGGAGTTGCAGAGTCAGATGTGAAGCAAAAGATTTCGGATCCTATTCAAGGTTATTCAGAGGACAACGAAATTTTACCTGAGACATCTCATGAACCAGAAATTAAACCTGAAATTCCTTCTGCCAAAGTGAAATCAAAGCATGTAAAACTTGAGAACCTGATTGAAGAAAGTGACGATGATGAGGATGTTATAGAATTGGAATTCGAGAGGGAGATCAAGAGGCGGGATACACATACTATGCACTGTCCTAATTGTAATGCTGTCATAACCAAAGTTGTTCTTCGTAAAAAAAGAACCAAAAAGGGACTATCTGCTACTCCTCCACAGCCTGAACCTGTTGACCTTCTCGGGTGCTTGTCATGCTGCAGTGTATTCGTTCCTTCAG GAAATTGTTTCAGTTGGATCAGGCTTCTGGCAAATGGAGGGGAGGATAGTGAAGTTCCtcaacaaacaaatattttacaatctGGTTCAACTGGAAATGATGGAAATATGGTGATCGACAAAGAAG GAGATTGCTTTAGTTTGTTTCGGATATTTGGAAATAAACCAGAGAAAAAGAGCACACAGAAACCTCCAGAGCAGTCCTCTTATGATTCTGCACTTGCTGTTGGGAATCCAATAACTAATCAAG GAGATGGCCACGCACAGGATAAAGATCAAAATCTTGAAGGAATACCAAATGTAGTTCAACCAGTTCCAAATGGAAGTGCCATGGTTAACCAAAATGTAGTTCGACCGGTTCCAAATGGAAGTTCCATGGTTAACCAAAACGGTGGCGCCTCAGTTAACCAAAATGGAGATGGCATGTCCACTTCAAACCATAAAATTGGAACACATCCTGGATATCCTAAACCTCCACTATCCACGTCGCCAGCAGACTGCACTATTGATGTAGGAGAGCACGTCGCTAGTGTTCCTCAAG GAAATGGCACTAGTGTGGGTGAAGAACCGCAATCCTTACCAGGCATAATACAAGAATCTCGTGGAGAAATACCAACTAGATTGACAGGAACTGGAGATTCCAAGTCACTGGAGATTGTGAAAAGTATAGTCTATGGAGGCTTAATGGAATTCATTACAAGCCTAAGTATTGTTACTTCTGCAGCTGCATCTGGAGCTACAATGC TGAATCTTCTGACTATCGGGCTTGCAAATCTGATCGGTGGACTTATCATCATCGGTCATAAT CTGTGGGACTTGAAAAGCGATCAATGTGAAGGGGCATCCAACAAATATCAAGAACAActtggcaaaaaagaaaatttcctaCTACACGCAACATTTGCAGTGTTATCATTCCTCGTATTTGGCCTAATTCCTCCCGCGACATATGGCTATGCATTTGAACAGATGAACGATCAGAATCTCACGCTAGGGGCAGTCGCGATAGCCTCTTTGTTATGCATCATCATATTGGCGTCTTGCAAGGCATATATTATGAAGTCGGAAAAGTTGAGCATGTACATTAAAACTATAATGTACTATGTCTGTATCGCGCTTATGGTATCGGGGATTTCTTATGAGGCAGGAGATCTGATCAACAAACTCATGGAGAATTATGGTTGGTTCGAGAAGACTTCAGCATTCCCTCTGTCTCTTCCTGGCGCGAGCTCGAGAATTAATCGAGTTCCCTGGACATCCTACTGA
- the LOC108205314 gene encoding membrane protein of ER body-like protein isoform X3 produces the protein MDSTEGDMVAVGEMLIQPQRREVVVPRDPGLQGLDQDHRSSSSDDSDGGDGMDIKKASNGNGHHVMKAEAENFGKSVYFDEGSDSADELSLHKEKNGVAESDVKQKISDPIQGYSEDNEILPETSHEPEIKPEIPSAKVKSKHVKLENLIEESDDDEDVIELEFEREIKRRDTHTMHCPNCNAVITKVVLRKKRTKKGLSATPPQPEPVDLLGCLSCCSVFVPSGNCFSWIRLLANGGEDSEVPQQTNILQSGSTGNDGNMVIDKEGDCFSLFRIFGNKPEKKSTQKPPEQSSYDSALAVGNPITNQGDGHAQDKDQNLEGIPNVVQPVPNGSAMVNQNVVRPVPNGSSMVNQNGGASVNQNGDGMSTSNHKIGTHPGYPKPPLSTSPADCTIDVGEHVASVPQGNGTSVGEEPQSLPGIIQESRGEIPTRLTGTGDSKSLEIVKSIVYGGLMEFITSLSIVTSAAASGATMLNLLTIGLANLIGGLIIIGHNLWDLKSDQCEGASNKYQEQLGKKENFLLHATFAVLSFLVFGLIPPATYGYAFEQMNDQNLTLGAVAIASLLCIIILASCKAYIMKSEKLSMYIKTIMYYVCIALMVSGISYEAGDLINKLMENYGWFEKTSAFPLSLPGASSRINRVPWTSY, from the exons ATGGATTCCACTGAGGGGGACATGGTGGCGGTCGGAGAGATGCTGATTCAGCCGCAGCGGCGCGAGGTGGTGGTGCCGAGAGACCCCGGGCTTCAGGGTCTTGATCAGGATCACCGGAGTAGTAGTAGTGATGATAGTGATGGTGGTGATGGTATGGACATTAAGAAGGCTAGCAATGGCAATGGACATCATGTTATGAAAGCTGAGGCagaaaattttggaaaaagtGTTTACTTTGATGAGGGTTCAG ATTCAGCCGATGAACTGTCTCTTCACAAGGAAAAGAATGGAGTTGCAGAGTCAGATGTGAAGCAAAAGATTTCGGATCCTATTCAAGGTTATTCAGAGGACAACGAAATTTTACCTGAGACATCTCATGAACCAGAAATTAAACCTGAAATTCCTTCTGCCAAAGTGAAATCAAAGCATGTAAAACTTGAGAACCTGATTGAAGAAAGTGACGATGATGAGGATGTTATAGAATTGGAATTCGAGAGGGAGATCAAGAGGCGGGATACACATACTATGCACTGTCCTAATTGTAATGCTGTCATAACCAAAGTTGTTCTTCGTAAAAAAAGAACCAAAAAGGGACTATCTGCTACTCCTCCACAGCCTGAACCTGTTGACCTTCTCGGGTGCTTGTCATGCTGCAGTGTATTCGTTCCTTCAG GAAATTGTTTCAGTTGGATCAGGCTTCTGGCAAATGGAGGGGAGGATAGTGAAGTTCCtcaacaaacaaatattttacaatctGGTTCAACTGGAAATGATGGAAATATGGTGATCGACAAAGAAG GAGATTGCTTTAGTTTGTTTCGGATATTTGGAAATAAACCAGAGAAAAAGAGCACACAGAAACCTCCAGAGCAGTCCTCTTATGATTCTGCACTTGCTGTTGGGAATCCAATAACTAATCAAG GAGATGGCCACGCACAGGATAAAGATCAAAATCTTGAAGGAATACCAAATGTAGTTCAACCAGTTCCAAATGGAAGTGCCATGGTTAACCAAAATGTAGTTCGACCGGTTCCAAATGGAAGTTCCATGGTTAACCAAAACGGTGGCGCCTCAGTTAACCAAAATGGAGATGGCATGTCCACTTCAAACCATAAAATTGGAACACATCCTGGATATCCTAAACCTCCACTATCCACGTCGCCAGCAGACTGCACTATTGATGTAGGAGAGCACGTCGCTAGTGTTCCTCAAG GAAATGGCACTAGTGTGGGTGAAGAACCGCAATCCTTACCAGGCATAATACAAGAATCTCGTGGAGAAATACCAACTAGATTGACAGGAACTGGAGATTCCAAGTCACTGGAGATTGTGAAAAGTATAGTCTATGGAGGCTTAATGGAATTCATTACAAGCCTAAGTATTGTTACTTCTGCAGCTGCATCTGGAGCTACAATGC TGAATCTTCTGACTATCGGGCTTGCAAATCTGATCGGTGGACTTATCATCATCGGTCATAAT CTGTGGGACTTGAAAAGCGATCAATGTGAAGGGGCATCCAACAAATATCAAGAACAActtggcaaaaaagaaaatttcctaCTACACGCAACATTTGCAGTGTTATCATTCCTCGTATTTGGCCTAATTCCTCCCGCGACATATGGCTATGCATTTGAACAGATGAACGATCAGAATCTCACGCTAGGGGCAGTCGCGATAGCCTCTTTGTTATGCATCATCATATTGGCGTCTTGCAAGGCATATATTATGAAGTCGGAAAAGTTGAGCATGTACATTAAAACTATAATGTACTATGTCTGTATCGCGCTTATGGTATCGGGGATTTCTTATGAGGCAGGAGATCTGATCAACAAACTCATGGAGAATTATGGTTGGTTCGAGAAGACTTCAGCATTCCCTCTGTCTCTTCCTGGCGCGAGCTCGAGAATTAATCGAGTTCCCTGGACATCCTACTGA